One Leucobacter muris DNA segment encodes these proteins:
- a CDS encoding MFS transporter yields the protein MSETTNTSAIEYDATQELSIKDANKVALGALIGTALEWYDFFLFSAAAALVFNVQYFTSENATAAALASFATFGVGLAARPIGGIIFGRMGDRIGRRKVLMITIVGIGLVTGLIGMLPTYAAIGIAAPILLVLLRVLQGLFVGGEWSGAMTIVVENAPLHLRARYAAIPQIGSPIGTILSSGGFFIMTLVFSQQNFDAWGWRIPFLIALPLLLVAVYIRSKLEESPVFRQLEESGEVVKSPVLTTFRDSWKQIIVGMAAALLGVGGFYLVTAFCVWYGVNVLGYDSSLMLLGSMVAAAVEIFVLIWGGNLGAKYGASRVILWGGVLSAVVAVPAFLLLSSGNPVLVVIAMTLAVSALSLPYAASGTVLTGLFPAKTRYTGVGLAQNTAGMLSGFIPLLATGFVAAVGDHWWPAAAMLAFLSLFTAVAGAIAPGLSVKLPGFKH from the coding sequence ATGAGCGAGACAACCAACACGTCGGCGATCGAGTACGACGCCACGCAGGAACTGAGCATCAAGGACGCCAACAAGGTCGCCCTCGGTGCCCTGATCGGCACCGCGCTCGAGTGGTACGACTTCTTCCTGTTCAGCGCCGCAGCCGCGCTGGTCTTCAACGTCCAGTACTTCACGAGCGAGAACGCGACGGCCGCGGCCCTCGCCTCGTTCGCCACCTTCGGCGTCGGCCTCGCCGCCCGCCCGATCGGCGGCATCATCTTCGGACGCATGGGCGACCGCATCGGCCGCCGCAAGGTGCTGATGATCACGATCGTGGGCATCGGCCTCGTGACCGGCCTCATCGGCATGCTGCCGACCTACGCGGCCATCGGCATCGCCGCCCCGATCCTGCTCGTGCTGCTGCGCGTGCTGCAGGGCCTCTTCGTGGGCGGCGAGTGGTCGGGCGCCATGACCATCGTGGTCGAGAACGCGCCGCTGCACCTGCGCGCCCGCTACGCTGCGATCCCCCAGATCGGCTCGCCGATCGGCACCATCCTCTCGTCCGGCGGCTTCTTCATCATGACGCTGGTGTTCTCGCAGCAGAACTTCGACGCGTGGGGCTGGCGCATCCCGTTCCTCATCGCGCTCCCCCTGCTGCTCGTCGCCGTCTACATCCGCTCGAAGCTCGAGGAGTCGCCGGTCTTCCGCCAGCTCGAGGAGTCGGGCGAGGTCGTCAAGAGCCCCGTGCTCACCACCTTCCGAGACAGCTGGAAGCAGATCATCGTCGGCATGGCCGCGGCCCTGCTCGGCGTCGGCGGCTTCTACCTCGTGACCGCGTTCTGCGTCTGGTACGGCGTGAACGTGCTCGGCTACGACTCGTCGCTGATGCTGCTCGGCTCGATGGTCGCGGCCGCGGTCGAGATCTTCGTGCTGATCTGGGGCGGCAACCTGGGCGCCAAGTACGGCGCGAGCCGCGTGATCCTGTGGGGCGGCGTGCTGTCGGCCGTCGTCGCGGTGCCCGCCTTCCTGCTGCTTTCGTCGGGCAACCCCGTGCTCGTGGTGATCGCGATGACCCTCGCGGTGTCTGCGCTCTCGCTGCCCTACGCCGCCTCGGGCACCGTGCTCACCGGCCTCTTCCCCGCGAAGACCCGCTACACCGGCGTCGGCCTCGCCCAGAACACGGCGGGCATGCTCTCGGGCTTCATCCCGCTGCTCGCCACCGGCTTCGTGGCCGCCGTGGGCGACCACTGGTGGCCCGCCGCCGCGATGCTCGCCTTCCTGTCGCTGTTCACCGCGGTCGCCGGCGCCATCGCGCCGGGTCTCAGCGTGAAGCTGCCCGGCTTCAAGCACTGA
- a CDS encoding PucR family transcriptional regulator → MVPNPAHPLSDTPAPGDAERWFELLDRLDADELTETFLALVVAVPAYDPAPIPASEVRRTARLSFLTLIDGLRSGGFDHAITIATDVGVSRARAGIPLPSLMTAIRHDFTVLWEALTRVAEADDAELIVRHTGIVLRTVDEYVGQTQRAYVAERERMREEQASVRQGLIASLFQEPIPSGTQLQRVADELGLPADAPLVVLAAVEDDIAPLRVAVSELERAGARVFTHHLGDTLVAFTRQLELPGSRIEELGRRLLDLRIGATVSNSGLPALSGAASTARELARVFAPGEDGAMTWSRGWARLAARSLLAAGRPVLSDVQAALAGCGETERARLEEAARSYLRTGSIGDSAAELFCHRNTLANRLRRFAELTGVDPTVPEQAARLVVGWA, encoded by the coding sequence ATGGTTCCGAATCCCGCCCACCCGCTGAGCGACACGCCCGCGCCCGGCGACGCCGAGCGCTGGTTCGAGCTGCTCGACCGGCTCGACGCCGACGAGCTCACCGAGACGTTCCTCGCGCTCGTCGTCGCGGTGCCGGCCTACGACCCGGCACCCATCCCCGCCTCCGAGGTGCGCCGCACGGCCCGCCTCTCGTTCCTCACGCTCATCGACGGCCTGCGCTCCGGAGGGTTCGACCACGCCATCACGATCGCCACCGACGTGGGCGTCTCGCGCGCCCGCGCCGGCATCCCCCTCCCCTCGCTCATGACCGCCATCCGGCACGACTTCACCGTGCTCTGGGAGGCGCTCACGCGCGTCGCGGAGGCCGACGACGCCGAGCTCATCGTGCGCCACACCGGCATCGTGCTGCGCACCGTCGACGAGTACGTCGGGCAGACGCAGCGGGCGTACGTCGCCGAGCGCGAGCGCATGCGCGAGGAGCAGGCCTCCGTGCGGCAGGGCCTCATCGCGTCGCTCTTCCAGGAACCGATCCCCTCCGGCACCCAGTTGCAGCGCGTCGCCGACGAGCTCGGCCTTCCCGCCGACGCACCGCTCGTCGTGCTCGCCGCGGTCGAGGACGACATCGCCCCGCTGCGCGTCGCGGTCTCAGAACTCGAGCGGGCCGGGGCGCGCGTGTTCACCCACCACCTCGGCGACACGCTCGTGGCGTTCACCCGGCAGCTCGAACTGCCCGGATCGCGCATCGAGGAGCTCGGACGCCGGCTGCTCGACCTGCGCATCGGCGCGACGGTCTCGAACTCGGGGCTCCCGGCGCTCAGCGGCGCCGCGAGCACGGCCCGCGAGCTGGCGCGGGTGTTCGCCCCGGGCGAGGACGGGGCGATGACCTGGAGCCGCGGCTGGGCTCGGCTCGCCGCGCGCAGCCTGCTCGCCGCCGGGCGCCCCGTGCTCTCGGACGTGCAGGCCGCGCTCGCGGGCTGCGGCGAGACCGAGCGCGCCCGCCTCGAGGAGGCCGCCCGCAGCTACCTGCGCACCGGCAGCATCGGCGACTCGGCGGCCGAACTGTTCTGCCACCGCAACACCCTCGCGAACCGGTTGCGGCGCTTCGCCGAGCTCACGGGCGTCGATCCGACGGTGCCCGAGCAGGCCGCGCGCCTCGTCGTCGGCTGGGCGTGA
- a CDS encoding M20/M25/M40 family metallo-hydrolase — MTEERIDGSGGAGEAIELLRELIREGCVNDGTPSSGQEIRNVRVLQRFLADAIALGRIETQVLESAPGRASLVARVRGTDPDAPALGLLGHLDVVPVDPDGWTRNPFGGELIDGEVWGRGAVDMLYLTAAFACVLREVALAPRPPRGDLVLLAVADEEAGSDLGMHWLVREHPEAVRVTEALSESGGMRMGRHVAIEVAEKGSAGRRLVVRGKPGHASIPFGATSAAYRMGEVLQRLEAVMPAAQLGELWNAFVDARIDDSELAERLRDPVRLDAALPQLGGIAGYAHAVSRITISPTVVRAGAAHNVIPGSASIDLDIRTLPGTSDEEVDELIAAVLGPLADEVEIRRLRGWAATGSRSDTPLFAAIKRAIAEVADAPTVPIMAAGGSDARVLRELGIPAYGFGLLAPGWSYERYREGVHGNDERIDLTSIELSMAALRSIVSERIG, encoded by the coding sequence GTGACGGAGGAGCGGATCGACGGATCCGGCGGAGCCGGCGAGGCGATCGAACTGCTGCGCGAGCTCATCCGCGAGGGGTGCGTCAACGACGGCACGCCCTCGTCGGGGCAGGAGATCCGCAACGTGCGGGTGCTGCAGCGCTTCCTCGCCGACGCGATCGCCCTGGGCCGCATCGAGACCCAGGTGCTCGAGTCGGCGCCGGGCCGGGCCTCCCTCGTCGCACGCGTGCGGGGCACCGATCCCGACGCCCCCGCCCTCGGCCTGCTCGGCCACCTCGACGTGGTGCCCGTCGACCCCGACGGCTGGACCCGCAACCCGTTCGGTGGTGAGCTCATCGACGGCGAGGTGTGGGGGCGCGGCGCCGTCGACATGCTCTACCTGACCGCCGCGTTCGCCTGCGTGCTGCGCGAGGTCGCGCTCGCGCCGCGGCCGCCGCGCGGCGACCTGGTGCTGCTCGCCGTCGCCGACGAGGAGGCGGGCAGCGACCTCGGCATGCACTGGCTCGTGCGCGAGCACCCGGAGGCGGTGCGCGTCACCGAGGCGCTCTCGGAGTCCGGCGGCATGCGCATGGGGCGCCACGTCGCGATCGAGGTCGCCGAGAAGGGCTCCGCCGGCCGCCGCCTCGTGGTGCGCGGCAAGCCCGGCCACGCGTCGATCCCGTTCGGCGCGACGAGCGCCGCCTACCGCATGGGCGAGGTGCTGCAGCGACTCGAGGCGGTGATGCCCGCGGCGCAGCTCGGCGAGCTGTGGAACGCCTTCGTCGACGCCCGCATCGACGACTCCGAGCTCGCCGAGCGGCTGCGCGATCCGGTGCGCCTCGACGCGGCGCTGCCGCAGCTCGGCGGCATCGCCGGATACGCGCACGCGGTGTCGCGGATCACGATCTCGCCGACCGTGGTGCGGGCCGGCGCCGCCCACAACGTCATCCCCGGTTCGGCCTCGATCGATCTCGACATCCGCACGCTGCCCGGCACGAGCGACGAGGAGGTCGACGAGCTGATCGCCGCCGTGCTCGGCCCGCTCGCCGACGAGGTGGAGATCCGCCGCCTGCGCGGCTGGGCCGCCACGGGATCCCGCTCCGACACGCCGCTGTTCGCGGCCATCAAGCGTGCGATCGCGGAGGTCGCCGACGCGCCGACGGTGCCGATCATGGCGGCGGGCGGTTCGGACGCGCGCGTGCTGCGCGAGCTCGGGATCCCCGCCTACGGCTTCGGCCTGCTCGCACCTGGCTGGAGTTACGAGCGCTACCGCGAGGGCGTGCACGGCAACGACGAGCGCATCGATCTCACCTCGATCGAGCTGTCGATGGCGGCGCTGCGCAGCATCGTGAGCGAGAGGATCGGCTAG
- a CDS encoding TetR/AcrR family transcriptional regulator, which translates to MVEAATEQTAGARRVRLDRRMIVDAMLGLARDEPHTRITFKRLGEALGVDATAMYRHFRNKDELTRAALDRITGWATDAGRASSGSWRQRLETHLMRTAELALEYPSIGAEGAIIDPVGPGDTSAVEFMLEMLAESGLRDAELLRAYAAISGFALSQSSALAHDVLRNPTAARDGSEPWISTFGSINLTEYPLVNEHRDALLAMDGMTVYRAGISAILDAVEMRQAAARPVA; encoded by the coding sequence ATGGTGGAGGCTGCGACGGAGCAGACGGCTGGCGCGCGCCGCGTGCGGCTGGATCGGCGCATGATCGTCGACGCGATGCTGGGGCTGGCCCGCGACGAGCCGCACACCCGGATCACCTTCAAGCGCCTCGGCGAGGCGCTCGGGGTCGATGCGACGGCGATGTACCGGCACTTCCGCAACAAGGACGAACTCACCCGCGCCGCGCTCGACCGCATCACCGGCTGGGCCACCGACGCGGGGCGCGCGAGCTCGGGCAGCTGGCGGCAGCGCCTCGAGACCCACCTGATGCGCACGGCCGAACTCGCCCTCGAGTACCCCTCCATCGGCGCCGAGGGCGCGATCATCGACCCCGTCGGCCCGGGCGACACCTCGGCCGTCGAGTTCATGCTCGAGATGCTCGCCGAGAGCGGTCTGCGCGACGCGGAGCTGCTGCGCGCCTACGCCGCGATCTCGGGCTTCGCGCTCTCGCAGAGCTCGGCCCTCGCCCACGACGTGCTGCGCAACCCCACCGCCGCGCGCGACGGCTCCGAGCCGTGGATCAGCACCTTCGGGTCGATCAACCTCACCGAGTACCCGCTCGTCAACGAGCACCGCGACGCCCTGCTCGCGATGGACGGCATGACCGTCTACCGCGCCGGCATCTCGGCGATCCTCGACGCCGTCGAGATGCGGCAGGCCGCCGCGCGCCCCGTCGCCTGA
- a CDS encoding amidohydrolase has product MTHTPQADVVFENGWIYTGTEARPRRGALAIADGRILSTDPDEVARLAETAAERIDLAGRLLIPGFQDAHVHPVSAGIELLSCNLTECDTADDALATIAAYAEAHPELDWILGAGWSMDSFPGGTPTRRMLDAVVPDRPVFLENRDHHGAWFNTRAAELAGIDANTPDPADGRFERETDGTPAGTAHEGAMGLFDRVRPRATQQKAYAGLLAAQEHLVSFGITAWQDAAVGEFMGSPDTVPVYRRAAADGTLKVRVRGAQWWNREDGDAQLEPILARRDEAAAECDPDRLSLGSVKVMVDGVAENFTAAMHDCYLDHHGRATDNRGISFFDARQMADFVTALDREGVQVHFHALGDRAVTDALDALDQALSTNGPTDNRHHLAHLQVVRSEDVARFAPLGATANMQALWACHEDQLDELTLPFLAGDAEAHHYPFGELAATGAALAAGSDWPVSSPDPIAAIHVAVNRVAPGAQRPPLGPEHQKLALAQALDAYTQGTARINHLDHATGRLVPGYYADLAIVDRNLFELPAEQIGGAVVDETWIGGERVYSRAEGSDPIAAAQRAPQLDATGAEA; this is encoded by the coding sequence GTGACCCACACCCCGCAAGCAGACGTCGTGTTCGAGAACGGCTGGATCTACACCGGCACGGAGGCCCGCCCCCGGCGCGGCGCACTCGCGATCGCCGACGGCCGCATCCTCAGCACCGACCCCGACGAGGTCGCCCGCCTCGCCGAAACCGCCGCCGAGCGCATCGACCTCGCGGGCCGCCTGCTCATCCCCGGCTTCCAGGACGCGCACGTGCACCCCGTCAGCGCCGGCATCGAGCTCCTGAGCTGCAACCTCACCGAGTGCGACACCGCCGACGACGCGCTCGCCACCATCGCCGCCTACGCCGAGGCCCACCCCGAGCTCGACTGGATCCTCGGCGCCGGCTGGTCGATGGACTCCTTCCCCGGCGGCACCCCCACCCGCCGGATGCTCGATGCCGTCGTGCCCGACCGACCCGTCTTCCTCGAGAACCGCGACCACCACGGCGCCTGGTTCAACACGCGCGCCGCCGAACTCGCGGGCATCGACGCGAACACCCCCGACCCGGCCGACGGCCGCTTCGAGCGCGAGACCGACGGCACCCCGGCCGGCACCGCCCACGAGGGCGCGATGGGCCTCTTCGACCGCGTGCGCCCCCGCGCCACCCAGCAGAAGGCCTACGCCGGCCTGCTCGCCGCGCAGGAGCACCTCGTGTCGTTCGGCATCACCGCCTGGCAGGACGCCGCCGTCGGCGAGTTCATGGGCAGCCCCGACACCGTGCCCGTCTACCGGCGCGCCGCGGCCGACGGCACCCTCAAGGTGCGGGTGCGCGGCGCGCAGTGGTGGAACCGCGAAGACGGCGACGCCCAGCTCGAACCGATCCTGGCCCGCCGCGACGAGGCCGCCGCCGAGTGCGACCCCGACCGCCTCTCGCTCGGCTCGGTCAAGGTGATGGTCGACGGCGTCGCCGAGAACTTCACCGCGGCCATGCACGACTGCTACCTCGACCACCACGGGCGCGCCACCGACAACCGCGGCATCTCGTTCTTCGACGCGCGGCAGATGGCCGACTTCGTCACCGCGCTCGATCGCGAGGGCGTGCAGGTGCACTTCCACGCGCTCGGCGACCGCGCCGTCACCGACGCGCTCGACGCGCTCGACCAGGCCCTCTCAACCAACGGCCCCACCGACAACCGCCACCACCTCGCGCACCTGCAGGTCGTGCGCTCCGAGGACGTCGCCCGCTTCGCCCCGCTCGGCGCCACCGCCAACATGCAGGCGCTGTGGGCGTGCCACGAGGACCAGCTCGACGAGCTCACGCTCCCCTTCCTCGCCGGCGACGCCGAGGCGCACCACTACCCCTTCGGCGAACTCGCCGCGACCGGGGCCGCGCTCGCAGCGGGCAGCGACTGGCCCGTGTCGAGCCCCGACCCGATCGCGGCCATCCACGTCGCCGTGAACCGGGTCGCGCCGGGCGCGCAGCGCCCGCCCCTCGGCCCGGAGCACCAGAAGCTCGCCCTCGCGCAGGCCCTCGACGCCTACACGCAGGGCACCGCCCGCATCAACCATCTCGATCACGCGACCGGCCGACTCGTGCCCGGCTACTACGCCGACCTCGCCATCGTCGACCGCAACCTCTTCGAACTGCCCGCGGAGCAGATCGGCGGCGCCGTCGTCGACGAGACCTGGATCGGCGGCGAGCGCGTCTACTCGCGCGCCGAGGGCTCGGATCCGATCGCGGCGGCGCAGCGCGCCCCGCAGCTCGACGCGACGGGCGCAGAGGCGTGA
- a CDS encoding ABC transporter substrate-binding protein, with protein MTGRIPGAGGAPAPDRTHATGRRARSRTARLLAAAGVGALAIGALAGCGQSAVGRDAGTFELTAHTPQPAGDIDSFTWALATEPYSLDPAYAFDYADNTVLSNMCESLLRWNSDLSQSPGLATAVDHPDPLSWVYTIREGVRFHDGTPMTPNDVVVSLSRHLDPEVASFWYDSFKNVDTIEQTGEHEVTVRTVVPDSQFNQLMSAAPGVIQSAQSTEQAGADYGNQSTGVNCSGPFSFGEWRAGESITLERFDDYWDPDLRAKAEQMTFVVLNDPNARVNALQTGEIDGAWTIPSNAIDVLRASDTGSVYFGTNATVQSLIVSDMEGPLGDARVRQALTMSIDREALVRAAVQGYGSPSDALTSESVWINGDPDAVREAFDDLPDHDYDLEAARELVREAGAEGAKITYVTASLDSSFDVISQAVASAGREIGLDIEIETRTPNAYTLLFSDPTAIEGVDLFATTWYLSSTDPLEMYAVIRTGEFSNYGQWSNPEFDDVVNRALQTDDAGERSFLSAEAQRIASEELPWIPLIDLPTTLWMGDRITGVDPSISYMYYPWAATIGRAER; from the coding sequence GTGACGGGCCGGATCCCCGGGGCCGGCGGCGCACCCGCACCCGACCGCACTCACGCGACAGGCCGCCGCGCGCGATCCCGAACCGCCCGGCTGCTCGCGGCCGCGGGCGTCGGCGCCCTCGCCATCGGCGCACTCGCGGGCTGCGGCCAGAGCGCCGTCGGCCGCGACGCCGGCACCTTCGAGCTGACCGCCCATACGCCCCAGCCCGCGGGCGACATCGACTCCTTCACCTGGGCGCTCGCCACCGAGCCGTACTCCCTCGACCCCGCCTACGCCTTCGACTACGCCGACAACACGGTGCTCTCGAACATGTGCGAGTCGCTGCTGCGCTGGAACTCCGACCTGTCGCAGTCGCCCGGCCTCGCCACCGCGGTCGACCACCCCGACCCGCTGAGCTGGGTCTACACGATCCGCGAGGGCGTGCGGTTCCACGACGGCACCCCGATGACCCCGAACGACGTGGTCGTGTCGCTGAGCCGGCACCTCGACCCCGAGGTCGCCTCGTTCTGGTACGACAGCTTCAAGAACGTCGACACGATCGAGCAGACCGGCGAGCACGAGGTGACCGTGCGCACCGTCGTGCCCGACTCTCAGTTCAACCAGCTCATGTCGGCCGCCCCCGGCGTGATCCAGTCGGCGCAGAGCACCGAGCAGGCCGGCGCCGACTACGGCAACCAGTCCACCGGCGTGAACTGCTCCGGCCCCTTCTCGTTCGGCGAGTGGCGGGCCGGCGAGTCGATCACCCTCGAGCGATTCGACGACTACTGGGATCCCGACCTTCGGGCGAAGGCCGAGCAGATGACCTTCGTCGTGCTGAACGACCCCAACGCACGCGTCAACGCCCTGCAGACCGGCGAGATCGACGGCGCGTGGACGATCCCGAGCAATGCGATCGACGTGCTGCGCGCGAGCGACACCGGCTCCGTCTACTTCGGCACCAACGCGACCGTGCAGAGCCTCATCGTCTCCGACATGGAGGGCCCGCTCGGCGACGCTCGCGTGCGTCAGGCCCTCACCATGTCCATCGACCGGGAGGCGCTGGTGCGCGCGGCCGTGCAGGGCTACGGCAGCCCGAGCGACGCCCTCACGTCGGAGTCGGTGTGGATCAACGGCGATCCCGACGCCGTGCGCGAGGCCTTCGACGACCTGCCCGACCACGACTACGACCTCGAAGCCGCCCGCGAACTCGTGAGGGAGGCCGGAGCCGAGGGCGCGAAGATCACCTACGTCACCGCCTCGCTCGACTCGTCGTTCGACGTGATCTCGCAGGCCGTCGCGTCGGCGGGCCGCGAGATCGGTCTCGACATCGAGATCGAGACACGCACCCCGAACGCCTACACGCTGCTGTTCTCCGACCCCACCGCCATCGAGGGCGTCGACCTGTTCGCCACTACCTGGTACCTGTCGAGCACCGACCCCCTCGAGATGTACGCGGTGATCCGCACGGGCGAGTTCTCCAACTACGGGCAGTGGTCGAACCCCGAGTTCGACGACGTCGTGAACCGGGCGCTGCAGACCGACGACGCGGGCGAGCGCTCGTTCCTCTCGGCCGAAGCGCAGCGCATCGCCAGCGAGGAACTGCCCTGGATCCCGCTGATCGACCTGCCCACCACCCTGTGGATGGGTGATCGGATCACGGGCGTCGACCCGTCCATCTCCTACATGTACTACCCCTGGGCCGCGACGATCGGAAGGGCCGAGCGATGA
- a CDS encoding ABC transporter permease, producing MTDTAMGAAQTRAVRLQESEGRGPGRGARTARFIAGRIVGLMATLFAASLVVFFSRFVVPGDPARFLLRGRSPSPEAIAEVTRQYGLDKSPVEQYLSWIGGVLRGDFGRSLQYRDDVSNVLLQRLPVTLELVAMAAILITVLGLAAGIFASLRRGRFADRAILITSTALGAVPSFVIAILLIAVFSVQLGWFPSFGSGDEGLDRFVHLVLPALALGLAFVALVARVTRSSMNEQFVREHVEVATSRGLTKSSVVLRHVLRNAISPILLVSGVLVAGLLVSSAIVEQTFGLAGIGSLLVQSVDRLDFPVVQAIVLVVVVAFVTVNTVVDLIQPLIDPRIAAGTETR from the coding sequence ATGACCGATACCGCAATGGGGGCCGCGCAGACGCGGGCCGTGCGCCTGCAGGAGAGCGAGGGCCGCGGGCCCGGCCGAGGCGCGCGCACCGCGCGCTTCATCGCCGGCCGCATCGTCGGCCTCATGGCGACGCTGTTCGCCGCCTCGCTCGTGGTGTTCTTCTCGCGCTTCGTCGTGCCGGGAGACCCCGCGCGCTTCCTGCTGCGCGGCCGCAGCCCGAGCCCCGAGGCCATCGCCGAGGTGACCCGCCAGTACGGGCTCGACAAGTCGCCCGTCGAGCAGTACCTCAGCTGGATCGGCGGCGTGCTGCGCGGCGACTTCGGCCGCTCGCTGCAGTACCGCGACGACGTGTCGAACGTGCTGCTGCAGCGCCTGCCCGTCACGCTCGAGCTCGTGGCCATGGCCGCGATCCTCATCACCGTGCTGGGCCTCGCGGCCGGCATCTTCGCGAGCCTGAGGCGCGGCCGGTTCGCGGATCGCGCGATCCTCATCACCTCCACCGCGCTCGGCGCGGTGCCGTCGTTCGTGATCGCGATCCTGCTCATCGCCGTCTTCTCCGTGCAGCTCGGCTGGTTCCCCTCGTTCGGCAGCGGCGACGAGGGGCTCGACCGCTTCGTGCACCTCGTGCTGCCGGCCCTCGCGCTCGGCCTCGCCTTCGTGGCGCTCGTCGCACGCGTCACCCGATCCTCGATGAACGAGCAGTTCGTGCGCGAGCACGTCGAGGTGGCCACGAGCCGCGGCCTCACGAAGTCGTCGGTCGTGCTGCGGCACGTGCTGCGCAACGCGATCAGCCCGATCCTGCTCGTGAGCGGCGTACTCGTCGCCGGCCTGCTCGTCTCGAGCGCGATCGTCGAGCAGACCTTCGGCCTCGCCGGCATCGGCTCGCTGCTCGTGCAGTCGGTCGACCGCCTCGACTTCCCCGTCGTGCAGGCGATCGTGCTCGTGGTGGTCGTGGCCTTCGTGACCGTCAACACCGTCGTCGACCTCATCCAACCGCTGATCGATCCGCGCATCGCCGCGGGAACGGAGACCCGATGA
- a CDS encoding ABC transporter permease: MSTAASPSRRAAAPTPSAQPEGTRALALPVKPKRRGLFSTTGRIAVVFVAAVVLAAALAPVIAPYDPDHVDLQNVLAGPGWAHWLGTDALGRDLLTRLMFGARTSLIGPLIVVVGSTALGLVLGLVAAWRGGWVDAVLSRVFDFLFSFPAMLLAMLGVALFGKGLFAPVLAMTIAYIPYVARLTRGLIITERSRPYVQAYRVLGFRSSWIAFTRVLPNVVPTVGAQSTLNFGYVLADLAALSFIGLGVQAPTADWGSMINESRGALMSGALLPTFVPAAVVVLVVVAINVIGEELSDRIGGNFS, translated from the coding sequence ATGAGCACCGCAGCCAGCCCCTCGCGCCGCGCAGCGGCCCCGACTCCGTCCGCGCAGCCCGAGGGCACCCGCGCCCTCGCCCTGCCCGTGAAGCCGAAGCGCCGCGGCCTCTTCAGCACCACCGGCCGCATCGCCGTCGTGTTCGTCGCGGCCGTGGTGCTCGCCGCGGCCCTCGCGCCGGTCATCGCACCCTACGATCCCGACCACGTCGACCTGCAGAACGTGCTCGCCGGGCCCGGCTGGGCGCACTGGCTCGGCACCGACGCGCTCGGCCGCGACCTGCTCACCCGGCTCATGTTCGGGGCGCGCACCTCGCTCATCGGCCCCCTCATCGTGGTGGTCGGCTCGACCGCGCTGGGTCTCGTGCTCGGCCTCGTCGCCGCCTGGCGCGGCGGCTGGGTCGACGCCGTGCTCTCGCGGGTCTTCGACTTCCTGTTCTCGTTCCCCGCAATGCTGCTCGCCATGCTCGGCGTCGCCCTCTTCGGCAAGGGGCTGTTCGCCCCCGTGCTCGCCATGACGATCGCCTACATCCCCTACGTGGCGCGGCTCACCCGCGGCCTCATCATCACCGAGCGCTCCCGCCCCTACGTGCAGGCCTACCGCGTGCTCGGCTTCCGCAGCTCGTGGATCGCGTTCACCCGCGTGCTGCCGAACGTCGTGCCCACCGTCGGCGCGCAGTCCACCCTCAACTTCGGCTACGTGCTCGCCGACCTCGCCGCGCTGTCGTTCATCGGCCTCGGCGTGCAGGCGCCCACCGCCGACTGGGGCTCCATGATCAACGAGAGCCGCGGCGCGCTCATGAGCGGGGCCCTGCTGCCCACGTTCGTGCCCGCCGCCGTGGTGGTGCTCGTGGTCGTCGCCATCAACGTGATCGGCGAAGAACTGTCCGACCGAATCGGAGGCAACTTCTCATGA